The following proteins are encoded in a genomic region of Roseinatronobacter sp. S2:
- a CDS encoding molybdopterin-dependent oxidoreductase, with the protein MTVQPDIMLSPKPSDEVRKTTCYMCACRCGINVHMKAGKVAYIEGNRDHPVNRGVLCAKGSAGIMQHLSPARLRAPLKRVGPRGSGEFQEISWDEAFAIATSWLKPLREKAPEKLAFFTGRDQSQSFTGWWAQAFGTPNWAAHGGFCSVNMAAAGIYTMGGSFWEFGQPDWDRTKLFLLFGVAEDHDSNPIKMGLGKLKARGARVIGVNPIRSGYNAIADDWVGITPGTDGLFILSLVHELLRAGKIDLGYLIRYTNAPYLINAHEGAQKGMFLRDDDGKPLVRDRKTGQALAWDTPGIAPDLAAGVSMGGVEHLPVFRHLADRYLSPDYAPDAVAERCGIPAARIRAIAAEIARVAFEEEITLHQPWTDFRGQPHETMVGRPVAMHAMRGVSAHSNGFQTARALHMLQILIGSVETPGGFRFKPPYPKPPEAHPRPHARHTPGQPLDGPHLGYPLGPEHLLINDDGSARRIDKAFTWDAPLSVHGLMHMVISNAHAGDPYEIDTLFLYMANMAWNSSMNTSAVMDMLTDQNADGSYRIPRIIYSDAYSSEMVAFADLVLPDTTYLERHDCISLLDRPICEADALADSIRWPVVAPDRDVRPFQSVLLDLGARLGLAGMINDDGTPRFRDYADYITNHERRPGVGPLAGWRNDDGTGQGRGSPNPDQIARYIENGGFWSSHIPAQAQFFKPWNAAYQDWAVSHGLYDSPQPYVFNLYVEPLRKFQLAAEGYGHRQPPDHLRARLIQTMDPLPVWYPTFTDAATDSAEYPLHALTQRPMAHYHSWGSQNAWLRQIHGDTPLYVSGQIWAQHQFKPGDWATLTSPHGEITLPVVRMDALNPHTVWTWNAVAKRRGAWALDPAAPEATKSSLLNHLIHELLPPKGDGLRWANSDPVTGQAAWYDLRVRIEKAPAGQAVSAPAHPAQTSPVPPAPRDIAHQVKT; encoded by the coding sequence ATGACGGTTCAGCCTGATATTATGCTATCGCCAAAGCCTTCGGATGAGGTGCGCAAAACCACCTGCTACATGTGTGCGTGTCGCTGTGGCATCAATGTGCATATGAAGGCAGGCAAGGTCGCCTATATCGAGGGGAACCGGGATCATCCGGTCAATCGTGGCGTGCTGTGCGCCAAGGGCAGCGCGGGCATCATGCAGCACCTGTCGCCTGCGCGGCTGCGCGCGCCGCTGAAACGTGTTGGCCCGCGCGGATCAGGTGAATTTCAGGAAATTTCATGGGATGAGGCGTTTGCCATCGCGACCAGCTGGCTGAAACCCCTGCGCGAAAAGGCGCCTGAAAAGCTGGCCTTCTTTACTGGCCGCGACCAGTCACAATCCTTCACAGGCTGGTGGGCGCAGGCGTTCGGGACACCGAACTGGGCCGCGCATGGGGGCTTTTGTTCGGTTAACATGGCGGCGGCGGGCATCTATACGATGGGCGGGTCGTTTTGGGAATTCGGACAACCCGACTGGGACCGCACCAAGCTGTTTTTGCTGTTTGGTGTCGCCGAAGATCATGACAGCAACCCCATCAAGATGGGTCTTGGCAAGCTGAAGGCACGCGGCGCACGGGTGATAGGGGTGAACCCCATCCGGTCGGGTTATAATGCCATTGCCGATGACTGGGTCGGCATCACGCCGGGGACGGACGGCTTGTTCATCCTGTCGCTGGTGCATGAACTGCTGCGCGCGGGCAAGATCGACCTTGGCTATCTGATCCGCTATACCAACGCGCCCTATCTGATAAATGCCCATGAGGGCGCGCAAAAGGGCATGTTCCTGCGCGATGACGATGGCAAGCCCTTGGTGCGCGACCGCAAAACCGGACAGGCGCTGGCATGGGATACCCCCGGCATTGCGCCCGATCTGGCCGCAGGCGTCAGCATGGGCGGGGTGGAACATCTGCCCGTGTTCCGCCACTTGGCAGATCGCTATCTGTCGCCCGATTATGCGCCAGATGCTGTGGCCGAACGCTGCGGCATTCCCGCCGCCCGCATCCGCGCCATTGCCGCCGAGATTGCGCGCGTGGCGTTTGAAGAAGAAATCACCCTGCACCAGCCATGGACCGATTTTCGCGGCCAGCCGCATGAAACAATGGTGGGGCGTCCGGTGGCCATGCATGCCATGCGGGGCGTGTCCGCCCATTCCAACGGGTTCCAGACGGCGCGCGCGCTGCATATGCTGCAAATCCTGATCGGCAGCGTGGAAACGCCGGGCGGGTTCCGCTTCAAGCCGCCCTATCCCAAACCGCCCGAAGCGCATCCAAGGCCGCATGCCCGCCACACCCCCGGCCAGCCGCTGGATGGCCCGCATCTGGGCTATCCGCTGGGACCGGAACATCTGCTGATCAACGACGATGGCAGCGCCAGACGCATAGACAAGGCGTTCACATGGGACGCGCCGCTCTCAGTGCATGGGCTGATGCATATGGTCATCAGCAATGCGCATGCGGGCGATCCCTATGAAATTGATACGCTGTTTTTGTATATGGCGAATATGGCATGGAATTCGTCCATGAATACCAGCGCGGTCATGGACATGCTGACCGACCAGAACGCCGATGGCAGCTACCGCATTCCGCGCATCATCTATTCCGATGCGTATAGCTCCGAAATGGTGGCCTTTGCCGATCTGGTTTTGCCAGATACCACCTATCTGGAACGCCATGACTGCATCAGCCTGCTGGACCGCCCCATATGCGAGGCCGACGCGCTGGCCGATTCCATTCGCTGGCCTGTGGTTGCCCCTGACCGCGATGTGCGCCCGTTCCAGTCGGTGTTGCTGGACCTTGGCGCGCGGCTGGGGCTTGCGGGCATGATCAACGACGATGGAACGCCCCGCTTCAGGGATTACGCCGATTATATCACTAATCACGAACGCCGCCCCGGTGTGGGGCCACTTGCGGGCTGGCGCAATGATGATGGCACCGGACAGGGGCGCGGCAGTCCAAACCCCGACCAGATCGCGCGCTACATCGAGAATGGCGGATTCTGGTCGTCCCATATTCCGGCACAGGCGCAGTTCTTCAAGCCGTGGAACGCCGCCTACCAGGACTGGGCAGTGTCGCACGGGCTGTATGACAGCCCGCAGCCCTATGTGTTCAACCTGTATGTCGAACCGCTGCGCAAATTCCAATTGGCTGCCGAAGGGTATGGCCACCGCCAGCCGCCCGATCATCTGCGCGCGCGCCTGATCCAGACAATGGACCCGCTGCCTGTGTGGTATCCGACCTTCACCGATGCTGCGACCGATTCCGCCGAATACCCCCTGCATGCCCTGACGCAACGCCCTATGGCGCATTATCATTCATGGGGCAGCCAGAATGCATGGTTGCGCCAGATCCACGGCGACACGCCGCTTTATGTGTCTGGCCAGATCTGGGCGCAGCACCAGTTCAAACCGGGCGACTGGGCCACGCTGACCTCTCCGCATGGGGAAATCACCCTGCCTGTGGTGCGTATGGACGCGCTGAACCCGCATACGGTCTGGACATGGAACGCTGTTGCAAAACGGCGCGGTGCATGGGCGCTGGACCCTGCCGCACCGGAAGCCACGAAATCCAGCCTGCTGAACCACCTGATTCATGAATTGTTGCCCCCAAAAGGGGACGGGTTGCGCTGGGCCAATTCCGACCCTGTCACCGGACAGGCTGCATGGTATGATCTGCGCGTGCGTATTGAAAAAGCCCCCGCAGGACAGGCGGTCAGCGCGCCCGCCCATCCGGCGCAAACCTCGCCCGTGCCGCCTGCGCCGCGGGATATAGCGCATCAGGTGAAGACATGA
- a CDS encoding NUDIX hydrolase: MNETVDKTAIRHAATVLLVRNERDGPHVLMGQRGASAAFMPDKFVFPGGAVDVTDADVPLACPLGGDCAARLSQDAPGANALAAAAVRELWEETGLMLGGAGHWHNPPADWTRFADHGLLPDASGLRYIFRAITPPGRTRRFDARFFLADVENIVGDPDDFSEACEELAHLHWVPFTQARKLNLPFITEVVLAEAHARIMGEDMPASVPFFDNSTGLSCFRRIA; this comes from the coding sequence ATGAACGAAACCGTTGACAAAACCGCCATCCGGCATGCCGCAACAGTGCTTCTGGTGCGCAACGAACGTGATGGCCCGCATGTATTGATGGGCCAGCGCGGGGCAAGTGCCGCCTTTATGCCCGACAAATTCGTGTTTCCCGGCGGCGCTGTGGACGTGACAGATGCCGATGTGCCGCTTGCATGTCCCTTGGGCGGTGACTGTGCGGCGCGGTTGTCGCAAGATGCCCCCGGCGCGAATGCGCTGGCCGCTGCTGCGGTGCGCGAGTTATGGGAAGAAACCGGCCTGATGCTGGGCGGGGCGGGGCACTGGCATAACCCGCCTGCGGACTGGACGCGGTTTGCCGATCACGGCCTTTTGCCTGATGCATCCGGCCTGCGCTACATCTTCCGTGCCATTACCCCGCCGGGGCGCACACGCCGTTTTGATGCGCGCTTCTTTCTGGCCGATGTTGAAAATATCGTGGGTGACCCTGATGATTTTTCAGAAGCCTGCGAAGAACTGGCCCATTTGCACTGGGTGCCATTTACACAGGCCCGCAAGCTGAACCTGCCCTTCATAACAGAGGTGGTTCTGGCAGAAGCGCATGCCCGTATCATGGGCGAAGACATGCCCGCTTCCGTTCCCTTTTTCGACAATTCAACCGGCCTGTCCTGTTTCCGCCGGATTGCATAG
- a CDS encoding DUF983 domain-containing protein, with amino-acid sequence MRGLRCKCPACGAAPLLRGFLKVRDTCPACGEDLSHQRADDGPAYLTMLVTLKLVTPAMVAVMFRWDPNPVLLFSVFSLLLILLSLFLLPRFKGMIVAIQWSRRMHGFGGVDERNR; translated from the coding sequence ATGCGCGGCCTGCGCTGCAAATGCCCCGCATGCGGGGCCGCCCCGTTGCTGCGCGGGTTTTTGAAAGTGCGTGACACCTGCCCCGCCTGCGGCGAGGATTTGTCGCATCAACGCGCCGATGATGGCCCCGCTTATTTGACCATGCTTGTCACATTGAAGCTTGTGACCCCGGCAATGGTTGCGGTGATGTTCCGCTGGGACCCGAACCCCGTGTTGTTGTTTTCGGTGTTTTCGCTTTTGCTGATCCTGCTTTCGCTATTTCTTCTTCCCCGGTTCAAGGGCATGATTGTGGCCATCCAATGGTCGCGCCGTATGCACGGATTTGGGGGAGTGGATGAACGAAACCGTTGA
- a CDS encoding RNA polymerase sigma factor — translation MVPRDMDAANQDADLLAQFAQGDRLAAQTLTDRLAPRILRFAARMLGDRTEAEDVTQDTMLRLWRIAPEWQDTGIPPAAWLFRIAANLCTDRLRRRRSGPAEMPDLPNDTPGVDAQMMQSKRAAALQSALAALPERQRQAVILRHLEGLSNPDIGAIMMIGVEAVESLTARGKRNLTALLSGQKEILGYEDDH, via the coding sequence ATGGTGCCACGCGATATGGATGCGGCCAATCAAGACGCCGATCTGCTTGCGCAATTTGCGCAAGGCGACCGGCTGGCCGCGCAAACCCTGACCGACCGTCTGGCCCCGCGTATCCTGCGTTTTGCCGCCCGCATGCTGGGCGACCGGACAGAGGCCGAGGACGTCACACAAGACACCATGCTGCGCCTGTGGCGGATAGCACCCGAGTGGCAGGATACGGGTATTCCCCCTGCCGCATGGCTGTTCCGGATTGCGGCAAATTTATGCACGGACCGGTTGCGCCGCCGCCGGTCCGGGCCTGCGGAAATGCCGGACCTGCCGAATGATACGCCGGGCGTGGACGCACAGATGATGCAAAGCAAACGGGCCGCAGCCCTGCAAAGCGCGCTTGCGGCCCTGCCAGAGCGGCAAAGACAGGCGGTCATTCTGCGCCATCTTGAAGGGCTGTCAAACCCGGACATCGGGGCCATAATGATGATAGGTGTCGAAGCTGTCGAAAGCCTGACCGCACGCGGCAAACGCAACCTGACCGCGCTTTTGTCAGGGCAAAAAGAAATCCTGGGGTATGAAGATGACCACTGA
- a CDS encoding periplasmic heavy metal sensor, producing MPRWGKIVLTLSLVVNFAFAGLIGGVAARAGLDGTPLRAAISALPFDDQRDLRRDSRQALRESRQHPRSPLATHQMIESLQADEFDADQFIAALNEAQQHLINISNLMQSRLVARVSEMTPDERHAYAAELQQRLQDRRRPEWWRGRSRD from the coding sequence ATGCCGCGTTGGGGCAAGATCGTTCTGACACTGTCGCTGGTTGTGAACTTCGCCTTCGCGGGTTTGATCGGCGGCGTGGCCGCGCGGGCAGGCTTGGACGGGACGCCCCTGCGCGCCGCCATTTCCGCCCTGCCCTTCGATGACCAGCGCGACCTGCGCCGCGACAGCAGGCAGGCCCTGCGCGAAAGCAGGCAACACCCGCGCAGCCCGCTGGCGACACATCAGATGATTGAAAGCCTGCAAGCGGACGAATTTGATGCAGACCAGTTCATCGCCGCCCTGAACGAGGCGCAGCAACATCTGATCAATATCAGTAACCTGATGCAAAGCCGCCTTGTTGCACGCGTGTCAGAAATGACACCTGACGAAAGGCACGCCTATGCCGCAGAATTGCAGCAGCGTCTGCAAGACAGGCGCAGGCCGGAATGGTGGCGCGGGCGATCGCGTGATTGA
- a CDS encoding diguanylate cyclase, with the protein MSGRILIVDDLSINRTILRAKLQAACYDCLMASCGEQAISLAQDELPDLILLDCRLPDIDGVEVCRILRANPATRQIPILLFSATADREQRLRALKTGADDFLSKPLDESYLMGRIRSLLRARDRHAQGRLSTALPPAPAMAEGATRFVPQSRMIIICNCGATPCGMCADLRAVMPDMSCTCLSLQHALRLDADAAIPDLFLVTPDVITQRGLQIIPDLLSRNRTRQAELCIMLPHKQELLGAMALDLGAREVLYLPLDVEEAQLRLAKILHQKRQRDAMQREFETQLDQAVRDPLTGLFNRRYLGVQMANIAANLQSGALSHCAVLVIDLDHFKAVNDRFGHNAGDDVLTEVARRMRSALRNTDILARYGGEEFVVVMPGADLSAARRVALRICNTVHTRPYAVVGSDVALQLSVSIGVAVQHAAFHGGTSDFAKTIVGKADDALRAAKAGGRNRVVTGHIAAA; encoded by the coding sequence ATGTCAGGACGCATACTTATTGTCGATGATCTTTCAATTAACCGGACCATCCTGCGCGCCAAGTTGCAGGCCGCGTGCTATGATTGCCTGATGGCCAGCTGCGGGGAACAGGCGATATCGCTGGCGCAGGATGAACTTCCTGATCTGATTTTGCTGGATTGTCGCCTGCCCGATATTGATGGCGTCGAAGTGTGCCGGATACTGCGCGCCAATCCTGCCACGCGCCAAATTCCGATTTTGCTGTTTTCCGCCACCGCGGACCGCGAACAGCGCCTTCGGGCGTTGAAAACGGGTGCGGATGATTTTTTGTCCAAACCGCTGGACGAATCCTATTTGATGGGGCGTATCCGCAGTTTGTTGCGCGCGCGTGACCGACACGCCCAAGGCCGCCTGTCGACAGCCTTGCCGCCCGCCCCCGCCATGGCAGAGGGCGCGACGCGGTTTGTCCCGCAATCCAGAATGATTATCATCTGTAATTGTGGCGCGACACCTTGCGGGATGTGCGCCGATTTGCGCGCGGTCATGCCGGATATGAGTTGCACATGCCTTAGCCTGCAACACGCCCTTCGGCTGGATGCGGATGCGGCCATTCCGGACCTTTTCCTTGTCACCCCCGACGTCATTACCCAGCGCGGTTTGCAGATCATCCCTGATTTGCTGTCGCGCAACCGGACGCGGCAGGCGGAATTGTGCATCATGCTGCCCCACAAACAAGAGTTGCTGGGCGCGATGGCCCTTGATCTGGGCGCGAGGGAGGTGCTGTATCTGCCCCTTGACGTAGAAGAGGCGCAGTTGCGTCTGGCCAAGATACTGCACCAGAAACGGCAACGTGATGCGATGCAGCGGGAATTTGAAACGCAACTGGATCAGGCCGTTCGTGACCCCCTGACGGGGTTGTTCAACCGGCGCTATCTTGGTGTCCAGATGGCGAATATTGCGGCAAACCTGCAATCTGGTGCGTTGTCACATTGCGCGGTTCTGGTTATTGATCTGGACCATTTCAAGGCGGTGAACGACCGCTTTGGGCATAATGCCGGTGATGATGTCCTGACAGAAGTGGCGCGCCGTATGCGTTCAGCCCTGCGCAATACAGATATTCTGGCCCGCTATGGCGGCGAGGAATTTGTCGTTGTGATGCCCGGTGCAGATTTAAGCGCCGCGCGGCGTGTGGCCCTGCGGATTTGCAACACGGTTCATACCCGCCCCTATGCGGTTGTGGGCAGCGATGTGGCGTTGCAGTTGTCCGTGTCGATCGGCGTGGCGGTGCAACATGCGGCATTTCACGGCGGCACGTCGGATTTTGCGAAAACCATTGTCGGCAAGGCAGATGATGCGCTGCGTGCTGCAAAAGCGGGGGGGCGCAACCGTGTGGTGACAGGACATATTGCTGCGGCCTGA
- a CDS encoding DUF3572 family protein: protein MNQSAAENIALTSFAWLCAEEDLLPVFLNASGASVDDLRAALSSAEGPDAGLLAAGLDFILMRDETVIACCAAQNLQNDRLAQAQAVLAGTAGMHWT from the coding sequence ATGAACCAAAGCGCCGCAGAAAACATTGCCCTCACGTCCTTCGCCTGGCTTTGCGCCGAGGAAGATTTGCTGCCGGTTTTCCTGAATGCCAGCGGCGCGTCCGTTGATGACCTGCGCGCCGCCCTGTCATCTGCCGAGGGGCCGGATGCAGGGCTTTTGGCGGCAGGTCTGGATTTCATTTTGATGCGCGATGAAACGGTGATTGCCTGCTGCGCGGCGCAAAACCTGCAAAATGACCGGCTGGCACAGGCGCAGGCGGTTCTTGCGGGCACTGCGGGAATGCACTGGACATGA